One window of Bacteroidales bacterium genomic DNA carries:
- a CDS encoding DUF6364 family protein, producing the protein MNTKLTLSIDNQIIIKAKRYAKNSGRSLSDLIENYLKNITSSDKDDFSISPKVKALMGSFKAPEDFDYKTELSKILSEKYNK; encoded by the coding sequence ATGAATACCAAATTGACACTTTCAATCGATAACCAAATTATCATTAAAGCTAAGAGATACGCGAAAAATTCAGGCAGAAGTCTCTCTGACCTGATAGAAAATTATTTGAAAAATATTACCTCTTCTGACAAAGACGATTTTAGTATTAGCCCAAAAGTAAAAGCTCTTATGGGATCATTTAAAGCACCTGAAGATTTCGATTATAAGACCGAATTGTCTAAGATTCTTTCTGAAAAATATAATAAATAA
- the pssA gene encoding CDP-diacylglycerol--serine O-phosphatidyltransferase: MRIKNNIPNLITLLNLISGSIAIILAFSGEMILASWFIILAAILDFFDGMIARLLNARSEIGAQLDSLADVISFGLAPSVIMYQLILQSPGIPSWSAASVPLLPFAALLLVVSGAFRLAKFNTDPKQEVEFKGLPIPSTGLFIAALPLIINQYRESEGLIKFIQNHYTLLAIILFLSWLMVSNIPMISLKFKYLKWKGNTYRFILLGSSIVLILLFQYSAVPMIIFLYIILSVAGTYSTNNSS, from the coding sequence ATGAGAATCAAAAATAATATTCCCAACCTGATAACCCTGCTGAACCTGATCAGCGGCAGCATTGCCATTATTCTGGCCTTTTCCGGGGAAATGATCCTTGCTTCCTGGTTCATCATCCTGGCAGCAATCCTTGATTTTTTCGACGGTATGATAGCAAGGCTTTTAAATGCGCGGTCTGAAATAGGAGCCCAGCTTGATTCACTAGCCGATGTTATTTCCTTTGGCCTGGCCCCGTCTGTCATAATGTATCAGCTTATCCTGCAAAGCCCGGGCATTCCATCCTGGAGCGCGGCAAGTGTGCCGCTGCTCCCGTTTGCAGCATTATTACTGGTTGTCAGCGGTGCTTTCCGCCTCGCTAAATTCAATACCGACCCCAAACAGGAGGTCGAGTTTAAAGGTTTGCCGATTCCATCAACCGGGCTGTTTATTGCAGCACTGCCCCTGATCATTAACCAATACAGGGAATCGGAAGGGCTGATTAAATTTATCCAAAACCATTATACACTTTTAGCAATCATTCTTTTCCTGTCATGGCTGATGGTTTCAAACATTCCAATGATATCACTGAAATTCAAGTATTTAAAATGGAAAGGGAATACTTACCGGTTCATTTTACTGGGTTCATCTATCGTTCTGATTTTACTCTTTCAATATAGTGCAGTCCCTATGATCATCTTTTTATATATTATCCTGTCTGTTGCAGGTACTTATTCAACCAATAATTCTTCCTGA
- a CDS encoding DCC1-like thiol-disulfide oxidoreductase family protein, with protein MRNMNNPYQWQKIVFFDGVCVLCNRAVDFLLKKDHKKRLKFASLQSDNALAFLQQLQNQPVKEDTIIFYDEGRFFMKSTAVLKIAGYLGLPYSVFAMFLIIPRPWRDGIYDIIARNRAKWFGTREKCRIPDQETSGRIIG; from the coding sequence ATGAGAAACATGAATAATCCTTATCAATGGCAAAAAATCGTATTCTTCGACGGAGTTTGCGTCCTGTGTAATCGAGCTGTGGATTTCCTTCTTAAAAAAGATCATAAAAAAAGGCTAAAATTTGCTTCATTACAATCGGATAATGCATTAGCCTTCCTTCAACAACTTCAAAATCAGCCAGTAAAAGAAGATACAATCATCTTCTACGACGAAGGCCGGTTTTTTATGAAATCAACGGCGGTCTTAAAGATTGCCGGTTATCTCGGGCTACCCTATTCGGTCTTTGCCATGTTCCTGATCATTCCCCGCCCATGGAGAGATGGGATCTACGACATAATAGCGCGGAACAGAGCCAAATGGTTCGGCACAAGGGAGAAATGCCGGATTCCCGATCAGGAAACCTCAGGAAGAATTATTGGTTGA
- a CDS encoding S-adenosylmethionine:tRNA ribosyltransferase-isomerase → MKNNRNCLMEDEINPKLLSIDSYDYPLPDNRIAQFPLERRDHSKLLIYKQGQVSEDIFFNLGHYLPSDSLVILNETRVIHARLLFHKKSGSHIEIFCLEPLAPFRDHQQAFQQKEKAEWLCLVGNSKRWKGGIIEISVDHNGQSIKIYAERVMKIEGGTSQIQFRWTPAGLTFSEVLEQFGKIPLPPYINRKPVRQDEVTYQTIYARHDGSVAAPTAGLHFSDEVLASLKDRNIDFLKFILHVGAGTFRPVISGNLGGHEMHAEQVYLPVESLESLRTSLHKPIIAVGTTTTRLLESLYWHGVKVINGLSDGLVMNVGQWDPYDLLGEFTITREDSLDAVINACKKSGSTSLKGKTNLMIAPGYRFRFPDILITNFHQPRSTLLLLIAAFIGDDWRKAYQYALDHDFRFLSYGDSCLFFIRR, encoded by the coding sequence ATGAAAAATAATCGGAATTGCCTGATGGAAGATGAAATAAATCCGAAACTACTGAGTATCGACAGTTATGATTATCCCCTTCCTGATAATCGAATTGCACAATTTCCCCTGGAAAGGCGCGATCATTCGAAATTATTGATTTACAAGCAGGGACAGGTTTCTGAAGATATTTTTTTTAACCTCGGTCATTATCTCCCATCTGACAGCCTTGTCATTTTAAATGAAACAAGGGTAATTCATGCCCGGTTATTATTTCATAAAAAGTCGGGAAGCCATATCGAAATTTTTTGCCTGGAGCCCCTGGCCCCTTTTCGCGATCATCAACAGGCTTTTCAGCAAAAGGAGAAGGCTGAATGGCTATGCCTGGTTGGAAATTCAAAGAGATGGAAGGGAGGGATAATAGAAATTTCCGTGGATCATAACGGGCAATCAATTAAAATTTATGCCGAAAGGGTGATGAAGATAGAAGGAGGCACTTCACAAATCCAGTTCAGGTGGACACCAGCCGGCCTGACTTTCTCCGAAGTCCTTGAACAGTTCGGCAAAATCCCTCTTCCGCCTTACATAAACCGGAAGCCGGTCAGACAGGATGAAGTGACTTATCAGACTATTTATGCAAGGCATGATGGATCAGTTGCTGCCCCGACTGCCGGTTTGCATTTTTCAGATGAAGTGTTAGCTTCGCTTAAAGACAGAAACATTGATTTTCTCAAATTCATCCTCCACGTAGGGGCCGGAACGTTCAGGCCTGTGATCTCGGGTAATCTTGGCGGTCATGAAATGCATGCTGAACAGGTTTATTTACCAGTGGAATCATTAGAATCGCTTAGGACATCCCTTCATAAACCAATCATAGCAGTCGGGACTACTACCACCCGCTTGCTGGAAAGCCTTTACTGGCATGGCGTTAAGGTTATCAACGGACTTTCTGACGGACTTGTTATGAATGTCGGACAATGGGACCCTTATGATCTGCTCGGGGAATTTACAATAACCCGGGAAGATTCTCTTGATGCAGTAATCAATGCATGTAAAAAATCCGGTTCAACATCACTGAAAGGCAAAACAAACCTTATGATCGCCCCGGGCTACCGGTTTCGTTTTCCCGATATCCTCATCACCAATTTCCACCAGCCGCGGAGCACGTTACTTCTGCTCATTGCAGCCTTTATCGGTGACGACTGGCGAAAAGCCTATCAATACGCCCTGGATCATGATTTCCGGTTTCTGAGTTATGGCGATAGTTGTTTGTTCTTTATTCGTAGATGA
- a CDS encoding PIN domain-containing protein has translation MQKVFVDTHVIIDFLIDRKPYSEQAAIILSLSEYKNIQVCVSALTFANCYYLLKKFSSHSKVISKLSQLAEVVEIVDVTKKAILDSLKSNFKDFEDSIQNETAKKDIQIKVLITRNLKDYQNSNLSILSPELYLKSLPK, from the coding sequence ATGCAAAAAGTATTTGTTGATACACATGTAATTATCGATTTTCTTATTGATAGAAAGCCTTACTCCGAGCAAGCTGCAATTATTCTTTCTCTTTCAGAATACAAAAATATTCAGGTTTGCGTCTCAGCTCTAACTTTTGCAAACTGCTATTACTTATTGAAAAAGTTTTCCTCACATTCAAAAGTAATATCTAAGCTTAGTCAACTTGCAGAAGTTGTTGAAATAGTTGATGTAACCAAAAAGGCAATTCTTGATTCCCTGAAGTCTAATTTTAAGGACTTCGAAGATTCCATTCAAAATGAAACTGCAAAGAAAGATATTCAAATTAAAGTTTTAATCACCCGGAATTTAAAGGACTACCAAAATAGTAATCTCTCAATACTCTCTCCTGAATTGTACCTTAAATCATTACCAAAATAA